From a single Arachis hypogaea cultivar Tifrunner chromosome 3, arahy.Tifrunner.gnm2.J5K5, whole genome shotgun sequence genomic region:
- the LOC112791656 gene encoding NADH dehydrogenase [ubiquinone] iron-sulfur protein 1, mitochondrial translates to MGLGLLASKAMRPTSRLLNSQNPRNIFIRTIVSKPELQKPEAAQAQAPPPDLPPRTPVAGARVHFPNPEDAIEVFVDGYPVKIPKGMTVLQACEVAGVDIPRFCYHSRLSIAGNCRMCLVEVEKSPKPVASCAMPALPGMKIKTDTPVAKKAREGVMEFLLMNHPLDCPICDQGGECDLQDQSMAFGSDRGRFTEMKRSVVDKNLGPLVKTVMTRCIQCTRCVRFATEVAGVQDLGMLGRGSGEEIGTYVEKLMTSELSGNVIDICPVGALTSKPFAFKARNWELKGTESIDVTDAVGSNIRIDSRGPEVMRILPRLNEDINEEWISDKTRFCYDGLKRQRLNDPMIRGPDGRFKSVSWRDALAVVAEVAHKVKPEEIVGIAGKLSDAESMIALKDFVNKMGSNNVWCEGIGENTSADLRSGYIMNTSIAGLENADVFLLVGTQPRVEAAMVNARIRKTVRATQAKVGYIGPATDFNYDHQHLGTGPQTLLEIAEGRHPFSKTISNAKNPVIIVGAGIFERKDQDAIFAAIETIAKQGKVVRPDWNGLNVLLLHAAQAAALDLGLVPQSEKSLESAKFVYLMGADDINLDKIPADSFVVYQGHHGDKSVYRANIILPAAAFSEKEGTYENTEGCTQQTLPAVPTVGDSRDDWKIIRALSEVAGIDLPYDSVGAVRARIKIVAPNLVRQDEREPATLPSSLRPTFNTKIDTTAFGTAVENFYMTDAITRASKIMAQCSALLKK, encoded by the exons ATGGGGCTGGGCTTGTTAGCTTCAAAGGCCATGAGACCCACCTCAAGGCTACTCAATTCTCAAAACCCTAGGAACATCTTCATCCGCACCATTGTCTCCAAGCCCGAGCTCCAAAAGCCCGAAGCTGCCCAGGCCCAGGCCCCTCCCCCGGATCTTCCGCCCCGGACCCCCGTTGCCGGCGCTAGGGTACACTTCCCTAACCCGGAGGACGCCATCGAGGTGTTCGTGGATGGGTACCCGGTGAAAATCCCCAAGGGCATGACTGTCCTTCAGGCCTGCGAGGTTGCCGGCGTCGACATTCCCCGCTTCTGTTACCACAGCCGCCTCTCCATCGCCGGTAACTGCCGCATGTGTCTTGTCGAGGTCGAGAAGTCTCCCAAGCCTGTTGCTTCTTGCGCCATGCCTGCTCTTCCTG GAATGAAAATTAAGACCGACACACCTGTTGCAAAGAAAGCTAGAGAAGGAGTGATGGAGTTTTTATTGATGAACCATCCACTAGATTGCCCAATTTGTGATCAAGGTGGGGAATGTGATCTTCAGGATCAGTCAATGGCTTTTGGTTCTGATCGTGGTCGGTTCACTGAAATGAAGAGATCTGTGGTAGATAAGAACCTTGGACCTTTGGTGAAGACTGTGATGACTCGTTGCATTCAATGTACAAG GTGTGTTAGGTTTGCAACAGAGGTTGCTGGGGTTCAGGATCTTGGCATGTTAGGTCGTGGCAGTGGAGAGGAGATTGGGACATATGTTGAGAAACTTATGACAAGTGAACTTTCTGGAAACGTGATAGATATCTGTCCTGTTGGAGCACTCACGTCGAAACCTTTTGCTTTTAAAGCCCGAAATTGGGAATTGAAGGGAACAGAAAGCATTGATGTTACTGATGCCGTTGGATCCAATATTCGAATTGACAGCAGAGGACCTGAAGTCATGCGTATTCTCCCTCGTCTAAATGAG GACATAAATGAAGAATGGATTTCAGACAAGACCCGCTTTTGTTATGATGGTTTGAAGAGGCAGAGGTTAAATGACCCTATGATTCGTGGTCCTGATGGACGTTTTAAGTCTGTCAGCTGGCGCGATGCCCTTGCTGTGGTAGCTGAGGTTGCGCACAAAGTTAAACCAGAAGAAATTGTTGGAATAGCTGGCAAACTTTCCGATGCTGAGTCCATGATTGCACTAAAAGATTTTGTAAATAAGATGGGATCAAATAATGTGTGGTGTGAAGGCATTGGCGAAAATACTAGTGCAGATTTGAGATCGGGATATATTATGAATACTAGCATTGCTGGCCTTGAGAATGCAGATGTCTTTCTGTTGGTTGGTACCCAG CCAAGGGTGGAAGCTGCTATGGTTAATGCCAGAATCCGCAAGACTGTCAGAGCAACTCAAGCCAAGGTTGGGTACATCGGTCCTGCTACTGATTTCAACTATGACCACCAACATCTTGGTACTGGCCCCCAAACACTACTTGAAATTGCTGAGGGCCGCCACCCATTCTCCAAGACTATATCAAATGCCAAAAACCCTGTTATCATTGTCGGTGCTGGAATATTTGAGAGAAAGGACCAGGATGCAATTTTTGCAGCTATTGAAACCATTGCAAAACAAGGTAAGGTTGTCAGACCTGATTGGAACGGCCTTAATGTATTACTTCTTCATGCTGCCCAGGCTGCTGCACTTGACCTTGGACTTGTGCCTCAATCTGAAAAAAGTCTCGAGTCTGCAAAATTTGTATATTTGATGGGTGCCGATGATATAAACTTGGACAAGATCCCAGCTGATTCTTTTGTTGTTTATCAAGGTCACCATGGTGACAAGAGTGTTTATCGTGCCAACATCATTTTGCCAGCTGCAGCATTCAGTGAGAAGGAAGGAACCTATGAAAATACTGAAGGATGCACTCAACAAACTCTGCCTGCAGTTCCAACAGTTGGTGACTCCAGGGATGACTGGAAGATAATTCGGGCTCTGTCTGAGGTGGCTGGAATCGATTTGCCCTATGATTCAGTTGGTGCTGTTCGTGCTCGAATCAAGATTGTAGCCCCAAACCTAGTGCGCCAAGATGAGAGAGAACCAGCTACATTGCCATCTTCTCTAAGGCCAACCTTCAATACTAAGATAGATACCACTGCATTCGGGACTGCCGTAGAGAATTTCTATATGACCGATGCGATTACCAGGGCTTCCAAGATAATGGCACAGTGCAGTGCACTGTTGAAGAAATGA
- the LOC112791653 gene encoding aspartic proteinase PCS1-like, with amino-acid sequence MPMAMPLLPLFNMLLFFHFFITIISAAKLTTTNSSFSMSFPLTTHSLSTNATAKMLSSSLMFSSRNTKAPPSSSSSYNLRSTFKYSMVLIVTLPIGTPPQAQQMILDTGSQLSWIQCHNKKAVKPPPPPPTPSFDPSLSSTFSVLPCTHPLCKPQIPDFTLPTSCDQNRLCHYSYFYADGSYAEGNLVREKLTFAPTHSTPPLILGCATYSSDARGILGINRGRLSFSSQAKINKFSYCVPPRQDQPGRAPTGSFYLGNNPHSTGFKYIPMLTFLQSQRMPNLDPLAYTVAMNGIRIGGKRLNISPAVFRPDAGGSGQTMVDSGSEFTYLVSEAYDKVREEVVRIVGRRMKKEYVYGGVADMCFDGRDAGVEIGRLIGEMVFEFEKGVEIVVPKERVLADVGGGVHCIGIGSSDKLGAASNIIGNFHQQNLWVEFDLTNRRVGFGGADCSRLG; translated from the coding sequence ATGCCTATGGCCATGCCTCTGTTACCACTCTTCAACATGCTtctcttcttccacttcttcatCACCATCATATCTGCTGCAAAACTCACCACCACAAACTCATCCTTCTCAATGTCATTCCCACTAACCACACATTCTCTCTCCACAAACGCAACCGCAAAGATGCTATCTTCCTCTCTCATGTTCTCATCGAGGAACACCAAggctcctccttcttcttcttcttcctataACTTGAGGTCCACATTCAAATACTCCATGGTACTCATAGTGACTCTACCCATTGGTACACCCCCACAGGCACAACAAATGATTCTCGACACCGGAAGCCAACTCTCTTGGATTCAGTGTCACAATAAGAAAGCCGTTAAGCCACCACCGCCTCCTCCAACCCCCTCCTTTGACCCTTCTCTCTCTTCAACCTTCTCCGTACTACCCTGCACCCACCCTCTCTGCAAGCCTCAAATTCCCGATTTTACCCTCCCAACCTCCTGCGACCAGAACCGCCTCTGCCACTATTCTTATTTCTACGCCGATGGAAGCTATGCCGAGGGCAATCTCGTCCGCGAGAAACTAACCTTCGCGCCTACCCATTCTACCCCTCCCCTCATCCTTGGCTGCGCAACTTACTCTAGCGACGCCAGGGGCATTTTAGGAATTAACCGCGGAAGATTGTCCTTCTCATCCCAGGCCAAAATAAACAAATTCTCTTATTGCGTTCCGCCAAGGCAGGATCAACCCGGACGCGCTCCAACCGGGTCTTTCTACCTTGGTAACAACCCGCACTCCACCGGGTTCAAGTATATCCCTATGTTGACTTTTTTACAGAGTCAACGCATGCCGAATCTTGACCCCTTGGCCTACACTGTCGCCATGAACGGTATTCGGATAGGCGGGAAAAGACTGAACATTTCGCCGGCAGTTTTCCGACCCGACGCTGGAGGGTCCGGTCAGACTATGGTGGACTCTGGATCCGAGTTCACGTACCTGGTTAGTGAAGCCTATGACAAGGTACGGGAGGAAGTGGTTAGAATCGTGGGGCGCAGAATGAAGAAGGAGTACGTGTACGGTGGAGTGGCCGACATGTGTTTTGACGGTCGAGATGCTGGAGTTGAGATCGGACGGCTGATAGGGGAGATGGTTTTTGAATTTGAGAAGGGTGTGGAGATTGTAGTTCCGAAAGAGAGGGTGCTTGCTGACGTGGGCGGCGGGGTCCACTGCATAGGGATTGGGAGTTCCGATAAATTGGGTGCGGCAAGTAACATAATAGGGAACTTCCATCAACAGAATCTGTGGGTGGAGTTTGATCTCACCAATCGCAGAGTGGGCTTCGGTGGTGCTGATTGTAGCAGATTGGGTTAA